CTCGACCTGCAAATCCTCAACGCTATCCACAGCAGCACAGGTTGGGATGAAGCCATCCCCGCTCTCACTGCTCCCCTCATTGGCATCACCGATGGCACCTTCGACACCCCAGATGCCTGGGAGACTCGCGGCGGCACCACCCTCCTTAATGGGCAAGCCACCCTTACAGAAGAATCTCGTTTCCTTAGCAACCTCTCCCAAACCTTCATCATTCCAGAAGGAGCCAAATACCTCCAGTTCACCCTGGTCGATACCAATCTTGGGACTAGCCACCTAGCCCCATCCGATGCCTTTGAAGTCGCCCTGCTCGATGCTTATAACCTCACTCCCTTAGTCAGTACTGCTGCGGGTCTGATCCAAACCGACTCCCTCCTCAACCTCCAGCACAATGGTCAGGCTTACTTTAGCTCCCAAGTAACCCTTGCAGGTGCCCCCACTTCCGGTGGCCAGATTTCCCTGAACTCTCCGCGCACGGTCAAGATTGACATCAGCGGCATCACCCCTGGTACCCTCGCCACCCTTTACTTTGACCTCCTCGGCTTCGGCAAGCGCGATGGCTCCGTCACCATTGATGATGTCGTCCTTCTTAAAGACGGACTGAGTGCCCCTACCGCTCAAAATGAACAGCCCTCACCGTGCGATCGCCTCAGCTTCCCATCTTCAACCAGCCAAAAACTTGATTGACTGTTAGGGTTAGTTCAATCCTTGGTAACACAGGCAAAAGTGAGGACAACGAGCGATCGCAATGATTCAATCTTCAACGGGATATGACAACATCAATTTGCTAAGATTCTGCAATTACTAGCTCGCAAGCCGTAAATCAGCGATTATAGGTAATTCAAACAAATTATTGCTGAGCAAGCGTTTTGAGAAAAATAAAATTTCTAAATTCTCAATCTCACCAGATGTTGGATTGAATCGAGCAATGATTTCGTCACCAATCTCTTCAGATTCTTGCTCGGAGTAAGGAGGACATTTATCGATGTACAGAATATCTCCTGCACGATCATATCGAAAAGTTAGCTTTTCTTCCATACCACCTGACCTCCAGTCAGCTTACGAGCAGTATAAGCTGTCACAATCCAATATCTTGCCGAGCTTGCATCTGTAACAGTAACCACAACGAAGTGTCTTCCTGTTCGGATCGTATCAAACCATTTGGAGAATAGTAGAGCATTTTCATCTCGTTCGCTCTGGCGGATCAGATCCGGATCTGCAATCGTGATGCTTAACTGCTCCAAATATTCAGGCAATGTACCTGGATGTGTCTGAATAATATGCTGCTCTCTTTCGTCTGTTAATTCAACGTCTGATCCTAGATGAGGACAAGGAAAAAATTGAGTCATGGCTATTATTTAGCCTTTAGAAAGCCTAGCCTCAGTGTATAGGGTTGAATTGATAGTGCGATCGCCCTGGTAAGTTGAGTTGCAACGTACCACTTAGCCAGGGTCAATATTGGTAAAATAACTCGCGATCGCCCTATAGCATGGGTTCTGAAGGCATTCACTTTAAAGCGGTGCGTCGCACGCACCTTCCGATTCTACGATTCTGGCAAAGAAACAACAAAACCTAGGGGAATCCCCCAGGTGAAATCATTCCCCTAGCACTCAAATCCCTGTCCTAGAAGCATTTTGGCTGTCACCTCATCGATTCGCCTGAGGGAAGGTGGCCCGCCTATTCTGGATTCATCCAAGACAGAGAGGCAGCGAAAACGATGAATCAGCAACGAAGTTAAACCACAAACCCAACAACTTTGCATGTGGCGGCTAGCTCAACAGTAGAGCACCAACTTTGTCCGTAAGGGCCGCAGATTGAGGGTTATCGCTTGAAAATCGACTCCCCCTTAATCGCCGGAGATGCGGGTGCAACCCCCGCGTCGCTACACCAAGAATAATTCGTAATTCGCAATTTGCAGTTCGTAATTATTTGTTTTTCAGTTTTTTAGTAGAGGTGATGAGTATTTTGGTGATTTCTGTTGCTTCTTGCAACAAGGAGTTAAACTTTGCGGTTTCTACCATACCTGATGCAATCAGCACTTCTATCCAATATTGAGTTTCCCTGGCTTCTTTCAAAGCTATTTCTAATTTGCTCAAAAAATCTCGATGAGATTGTGCCGACTGAGCCTCATGGACATTTGCACCAATTGAGGTACCTGATCTCACCAACTGATTAGAAAGCGTTTTGAGTACTCCTGGTTGCTGCTCAAGAAAATGACAGGCTTTGATAATTCTGATAGCAAATTGTTTCGTTCGACTCGTAATTGAGACTTGCTCTTCCATGCCACCTCCGCTCTCAGTCATTCACTATCAAACAATTCCCATCTAGCAATTTCGAATTACGAATTCACAATTACGAATTTCAATGGCAGGTCGCTTAACAGTAAAGCACCACTTTTTGCCCTTACGGGCCGCAGATTAAGGGTTATCGCTGTAGACGAAGTCCCCCTTAATCGCCGGAGATGCGGGTGCAATTCCCGTCCTGTCAATTTCTCAAATTGCCCCATCGGGCCGGAGACGTAGAAGATCATGAACTACAAATTTTTTGTCCAAAACAAAACTCGTACTCCTCAAAATCAACCCATCCCTGGACGCGAAGAAATGGTTCAGGGACGCTCTGGGGGCTACATGTTCAAAGCGGGGTTGTGGCAAAACTTGCGACGTTGCTTGCTGATTGGCACTGCTCAGAGCACTTACTACGCCGGGAAGCAAGAACTGACGAACGAGTTTGTCGATGTCCTAGAGCAGGCGATCGCGGAGAATCCGGAGCGAGTTGCGACTGAGATTGTCTATGCTTCGGATGGTCGTGCCATCAACAACAGTGCGCCGATCTTTGCCCTGGTGCTGCTCTCGATGGGGGCAGCACCGGAAGCGAAACAAGCCTTTCAAAAAATCTTTCCCAAAGTGGTGCGGACGGCTAGCCATTTCTATGAGTGGCTGAACTACACCAAGTCAGTGCGGGGATTTGGCAAAATTGTCCAGTCAGCGGGTCAACGTTGGTTATCACGAGAGAACGTCAAAGAATTGGCCTATCAATTGCTGAAATATCAACAACGCCAAGGCTTCTCGCATCGAGATGCGTTACGTCTGTTCCACGTCAAGCCTCCGACTGAGGAACATAATCAGTTGTTTCAGTGGGCGACTCAAGGTTGGGAGACCTTACCTCAAGCGGCTCCCTCAGAGGCTTTGTCACAAATTTGGTGGTACGAGTGGCTGAAGCGACACCCAGAGCAAGCTCAAGAGGCGATCGTGAAAGGCCGTTTAACTCACGAAATGGCTGCACCTGTCGGCAAAATGGATAAGCAAGCTTGGCAGCTCTCGTTCAATGACATGCCGATTGGAGCCATGTTGCGAAACTTGGGTTCCCTGACGGAGCTAGGTGTTCTTCGGTTGGATCACCGTAAAAGCTTAGATAAAGTAGAGAGAGTCCTCAACAGTCGAGACCATCTCCGTAAAGGTCGTATTCATCCGATTGATGTGCTCAAAGCGCTGAAAACTTACCAGTCAGGCGGTAAATTAGGCCGCAGTCAGAAGACTTGGGAACCGATCCCGCGCATTGTAGACATTTTAGAAAAGGCGTTGGAACTCTCCTTTGATGTGCTGCAACCGACTGGAAAAGTATTTCTCCATGCGATCGATGTCTCTGGCTCTATGTCTTACTACAGCGTCAGCTCCATCGGCTTAACCTGTTGCGAGATTGCTACCACAATGGCACTCGCCACGGCTAAAGCTGAGAAGAACTATGTGATTCGAGGTTTTGCAGAGAATTTTCGAGACCTGAATATCTCTGCTCAGGATTCCTTTAGTTCTGCGATCGCCAAAGCCAATAACCAAAACTTTGGTGGCACTGATGCCTCGGTCGCTTACGACTGGATGATTCAGCACAAGTTCAAAGCAGATGTAGTTTGCTTCTGGACGG
This region of Trichocoleus desertorum NBK24 genomic DNA includes:
- a CDS encoding DUF2283 domain-containing protein encodes the protein MEEKLTFRYDRAGDILYIDKCPPYSEQESEEIGDEIIARFNPTSGEIENLEILFFSKRLLSNNLFELPIIADLRLAS
- a CDS encoding four helix bundle protein, whose translation is MEEQVSITSRTKQFAIRIIKACHFLEQQPGVLKTLSNQLVRSGTSIGANVHEAQSAQSHRDFLSKLEIALKEARETQYWIEVLIASGMVETAKFNSLLQEATEITKILITSTKKLKNK
- a CDS encoding TROVE domain-containing protein → MNYKFFVQNKTRTPQNQPIPGREEMVQGRSGGYMFKAGLWQNLRRCLLIGTAQSTYYAGKQELTNEFVDVLEQAIAENPERVATEIVYASDGRAINNSAPIFALVLLSMGAAPEAKQAFQKIFPKVVRTASHFYEWLNYTKSVRGFGKIVQSAGQRWLSRENVKELAYQLLKYQQRQGFSHRDALRLFHVKPPTEEHNQLFQWATQGWETLPQAAPSEALSQIWWYEWLKRHPEQAQEAIVKGRLTHEMAAPVGKMDKQAWQLSFNDMPIGAMLRNLGSLTELGVLRLDHRKSLDKVERVLNSRDHLRKGRIHPIDVLKALKTYQSGGKLGRSQKTWEPIPRIVDILEKALELSFDVLQPTGKVFLHAIDVSGSMSYYSVSSIGLTCCEIATTMALATAKAEKNYVIRGFAENFRDLNISAQDSFSSAIAKANNQNFGGTDASVAYDWMIQHKFKADVVCFWTDCESWAGRQHPSQALAEYRRKVNPNVKAVYATLVPYQISLVDPQDPLSWDMAGFDPSAPRLIQMLATGEL